In the Anomalospiza imberbis isolate Cuckoo-Finch-1a 21T00152 chromosome 3, ASM3175350v1, whole genome shotgun sequence genome, GCTGTAAGATGTGATCCTGCTCAGAGAGAAACAAGGCAGAGCGTACGTGATTGGAGCAGTACAGAGACTCCAGCAACTGCAGAGTGGCAGGAAAGGCAGCACACAGGCCTCACAGGCAGGTTtgcacatcccagctgccaGTGGTGACCTCCTGGCACGTAGGTGAATGCTGTGGCAGATCCAAAGGGCCCCACGACTTCAAACCAGAGCCCAAGTTAAGCACACACTCCCCCGCCAGAAACAGCCTTCCCAGAAGGCTGCCAAGGCGGATGGCAATCACGGTGCTAATCAGCTAAGTAAGTGCTGCTTTTCGTGCTTATCAGCTGTAAATTGGACAATACTTGcctcctggcagcagggctcagccactgctccagATATGGACTGGCAGCAGCGATGTAGATATCCTTCCCTCAGAGGCAGTATTCCACCCAGGTGCTAAGCTAACATTGCTTTTGATTTTATAGCAGAAACGGCAAAGCAAACTCTGCAACTGTGCACGGTGAGACAGAAGGGACTGCAAACAGCTACTGCCAGGGCTCCTAAGTGAAATAACGAGGTGATGTGGCACGGGGCAGCCGTGGGACACTTCAAAGCCGGGCTGGAAGACAGCTCACAGCCCCTGTGGCTCTCATGCACAGCCAAGACCTTGGGCTCCTCAGAGAAGGAAATTGGTGCTGGGAGGTCAGTGGGGAGAAACGCCACGGAGCAGAGCGAGAGAAGGAGAGCTGAACACTgtgaaaagcagcagccaggaaaaTCAAGGGGCCGTGGAGCTCGAACGGGCAGGAAGGGTGGCACGGGGGGCGGGGCAGAGGGCTCTTCCAGATGCGCTCAGCAAGGGACAAAAACCCCTCAGCGGCCGGGAGGTCAATCTCCACGGGTGGCACCTCACCGCGCGCCCACTGTTTTTCCTCCGGGTTCTGATCTGAACAGAATTCATAGGAAAAACCACGCGATGCTCCGCGCAGCCTTCCCGGTGTCAACCCTGCCCACGGGGCCGGAGGGGCGCGGGTCGGAGCCAAGCCCCGCTCAAGGGGTCCCCGGGAGCCCTCCTCGGAGCGCGCTGCTCCGGGGGCGCCCGTTCGCCGTCTCCCAGACGGCAAATGTCTGGCGTATTTGCATCCCTGTGGATTTCGGCATGACGCTCCCCCTTCGAAACGGGCGAGCCGGCGCACGCCGGGCAAGGAGAGCCGGGCGAGGCGCCCCGGCGGCTCCCGCAGCACagcggggctgcgcggggcgggggcgcggccgGCCCGGGGGGAGAACAGATGGGGCCTCACGCAGCCCCTGCTCCGCGCCCGAGCCCGGCGGGACGAGCGGGCCCCATCGCCGCCGGGCTTACGGGAAGCCGGGGGGGAGCGGACCACCGGAGGCTCGGCCCCGGACACGGCGGCATCACCTTCACCCCCGGGGCCCGCCGTGGAcccccgcccgccggccccagcgcggcccagccaTGGACTCGAGGGGAGGCGCGAAGctccgccgcccccgccccgccgccgggacCCGCATTCCCTGCGCGGGGGAGGCTGCGGTGGCTGTCCCGGCCCGCACTCacccagcaccagcagtgccCGCACCGCCGCCATCCTCCGCACCGCCGCCATCCCCCGCGCCGGTCAGCGTGCCCGCCGGACCCCAGCCatgccgccgccgccccgcccgccgccgccgggaggGGTTCCGGAGGAGGGGCGGCCACCGGAAACCGGGCGGGGTCGGGAGGAGCGGGGTCccccgggcagcgcccggcTCGGCCCCCCGTGCCTCCGTCGCGGTGCTCGAAGCTCGGGGCTCGCTGGCGCCATCCCCCGCAGAGCCCCGCCGGCACGGGGGGGCGGGGAAGGTCGCGCCGGGCTCCTGCGAACgccccctgctcctgccagcgcCCCCGGAGTGCCCCGAGCAGCGAGGAGGCGATGCAGTTCCCCTCCCGCCCAGGGGCTCCTTGTAGCCGGACCGTTTGTTAAACTGATGGCAGAAGATCCCGGTCTGTACCGCTGTGAACGACCCTGTGAAGGTAGCGAGGAGCCAGGAGCTTTGCACCCTGCTATGGGCAGAGGGCTGGACATACAGTCCCAAGGCACAGCACgctgcctgctcctggctgctcctctgcaggacCCAAGCTGAGGCACAGCAGCAAGAGCTGGTCTGGCCATCTGCATGGCCCAGACTGGAGCCTCTCTGCCCGACCCAGTGCCTCTGGTGGaacctgctgcagccctgcaccaCCGGCTCTGGCAGTTGTCACTCTGAACACCAGCTTTCCAGCCGGTTTGTTGAGCCTCCAAAATACAGGTTTTGGTACTGTGTGGAAGACTCGCCATCAGACATGgccctgagcactgctggaTCCGTCACAGAGGATGCTGGAGCCTTTACTCAGCAAAACCTGTGCTACAGGATTGGAGCGTGCTTGCTGCCCTGTGCGGCAGCGCCAGCCTGGTGCTGCATCAGAAGCCCCTGCTATTACCACGTCCTGGGAGACCACAAAGCTGCTCCCACAGGGCATGCAGCTGTGGAACGTTGCCAGTAACCACAGACCAGTCCCCTCTCACAGGAAAGCCACCACCTCCTGCCACCAAAAGATGTTCTGGTTTTGGTTGGGGACCAAGCAGCCTCAGAGGAAGTGATAGCCTATTCAACACCCTCTAGAAAGGAAGTTTTACTTCCACCTGCAAGCTCAGGGCAAGCAAAGCAGCTGATAAGGGTCTCTGTCCCACACACACCGGCAGACTTTACTCTCCCAGTGATACTGAGCCACCCAACCCCAGCTTCAGGGAATTgcttctctttctccaggaGGGAAAGTGAGCTAAGCACTGCTGATCCATTCTCTGAGGAGCGCTTGCCACATTAGCCCTCAGTGCTGTAGGCTGTGATGGCATCTCCTGGGTCCATATTGCCTTTAGTGCCCCAGGAACAAGAACTGTACCACAAGGTGGCCAGGAAAACACTGTCTGCCCTTGCTGTGCTTACCCAGACTCTGCCTCAACCTCCCTTGCAGAGAATGGTGTATCATGCTCAGCCCCACTCTCCCcacagccacaggctgggcaTCCAGGCTCCCCACAGCCAGAGGGCAAGCCAGCCTGGAGGGGACAGTAAGCAGCACCTGACTGGAGAAAGGAGTGGCAGAAAACAACTGCGTTGTTGGGCAGTGAGACCACAGAGGGGGCCAGGCCTTCCAGCCATTCCTACCCCCTAGCTGCAGCGTAGGGACAAAGGGCCAGAGCTGGAGTTTGAGCAACAGTGGCAGACAGCAAGGCATACAGCATAACAAAACTCATTGGGAACTCTGTCGGAAGCAGTTAAAAGTCTCTCCACAGCAAGCCTGTTAAGCACATCCCTGCAGGAGTGCACCAGAttctgcagccagccagcatGATGTGCAGTTGCATTTGAAGTCTCACCCCCAAAGATCAGGTGCCCATGTGGAGTACAGCCAAAGTATCCAACTTCTGCACCAGGGAAAAATGAGGCAGACCCCATCCAACAGACAAGCCACCTTACCTGCAGGGGAGTCTGCCCACAGTTCTTGCAGCAGCAACAGAAGCAGCCTGTGCAGTAATGCAGAGGGTATGCTTGGCTGAACCTGGAAGCTGTAACCTGGGCTAATTAGAGCCACAGCTTTGCAGCCTGGAGCATCTCCAGAGAGGAGACAGCAAGGCTCTTCCCAAGCCAACCCAGCTGCCCTCCATCCCCACCATCAGTGATCTGTAGCTGCAGTGGTTTGAGCTGGGTTTATTTACTGTTGGCACTGCCAGCTTCCCCCAGGAAAGCATGATGGTATTCATGGATGTGAATCACTAATCGATGCACAAAACAATACACAGTGgtgctgcccctgctgctctctggacCTACCCCCCTCTCAGCTCACAGCAGGTCTGCAAAACAGCACCCACAAGAGATGGACAAATGCTGCCAGTGCCCTAGTCCTGGCTGAGGAATGGTGAGTGACAGCCAGGGAGGCACCCaacagtccaaagagaaccacCCAGCAGGAAACATTCAGGATTCGCACCTGAATTGaagcccttttcccctttcaaCCCAACTGTCTCTGTAGCAGCATTTCAGTGGCTCTGTTCAGGACAGTCAGCCATTCTCACAGGAAGCAGGACAAAGGCCACACTGAGCCCCACATATTGTACACAGTCATTCACCTTCCAGACACCATCACCTTGTGATGCTGTCCACCACTGGGCCCACTagcctccctggcacagctctgcaagCCCAGTGCAGGTCAGGCTAGCACATCACACAGGCCCACACGGTTACCGCCTTAATGAGCCACCACCACGTGCTTCCCATCAAGAGCTTGCTCTAGAGGTCGTCTTTGGTGCCAGCTCCAGCCTCAGCTGTGGGGGCAGACGAAGCACAAAGCAGGCAGGATTTCTCCTGGCAGGACCCTTGCAGGGCAGGCTGGAAACCCACCCCACAGTCTCTTAGTCTCTCACTGTGTGGGTGAATAGTGGGTGGGGATGTGCTCCGTCTCTTTTGGGTCAGAACTGCCATCTACACCGGGTCCAGTCGCGTGCTGGCTTGCGGTGACGGAGGGGACTCACTCTGCCTGGCAGATGAACCAGATCTCATTGCGGCGCTGAGGGATGCTGGGATTTTCGTAAGAAGCCACGATGTAGGTTCCCCGCAGCACCATGTCTGTGGAGCCCAAGAGCTCCCAGAAGAGACTGATCTCCCGCAGAATTGTTTCCTCAGTGGTCATCCCGTAGAAAACCCTGCAGCAAAGGGAACAGCATAAGCAACAAAGCCTGCGCATTCGCACAGCCAGAGCCCCCATCCCTCTGCCTAACGAACCACAGCAGCCACGCAGGGAGTTTGTACATCTCTGCTGAGCTGAGAAAACACCTCTGATGCTGGAGTCACCTGGTTATAACCCGGAGTGGTGCCCTCTCGATGATGTGGATTTCAGGGTCCAGGGGAACAGGGGGGTTTTGCTGGAACGCTCCTGGGAGATAATAGGCAGTTAGGACCTCACGCTCCAGCTCAGTCCCCTCCTTGGTCAGGTGGATTTCGTTGAGCACTGGGACTGTCATGCCCAGATGGCAACCTGGAAAGAGGTAGGCAGGCAGTGAGACAGGTGtgttagcagcagcagcagcagcagagcagccctcCCCCCCACTCCAGATGGACAGTGGCAAAGCCCTTCCCTCTGTGCAGTCTgccagcccctccagcccctgcctgcaCACACCTACAGAGTTCTCTTTGCAGATGTAGCGCATGAGCTTCATGAAGCTCATGGAGACGCTCTGCTCATACATGGGCTCCCCCATGGTGACACAGGCCCACTTCCCAGCTGGGTACCGCCGCTCCTCGTAGGCCGCTTCTTCGCACTGAAACAGGCCAGACAAGCCAAGTCAGAGTCGAGCACACTGACaacactgcagcagctgggtgGATAACCAACACTGACAGGCAAGAAGCAGGGAGACATGAGCCTGCCAAAAGGAGAGCCCCTGCTAGGCAGTGGTTGGCAGAACAGGACAAAGAAG is a window encoding:
- the LOC137471567 gene encoding heme-binding protein 1-like isoform X2 encodes the protein MGEPMYEQSVSMSFMKLMRYICKENSVGCHLGMTVPVLNEIHLTKEGTELEREVLTAYYLPGAFQQNPPVPLDPEIHIIERAPLRVITRVFYGMTTEETILREISLFWELLGSTDMVLRGTYIVASYENPSIPQRRNEIWFICQAE
- the LOC137471567 gene encoding heme-binding protein 1-like isoform X1, which produces MFLLSSVHAVFEGKGTAPENNISLTGGLWVPGIRNILCEEAAYEERRYPAGKWACVTMGEPMYEQSVSMSFMKLMRYICKENSVGCHLGMTVPVLNEIHLTKEGTELEREVLTAYYLPGAFQQNPPVPLDPEIHIIERAPLRVITRVFYGMTTEETILREISLFWELLGSTDMVLRGTYIVASYENPSIPQRRNEIWFICQAE